The genomic region GGGCCGGGCAGGGGACCAGGGCGCGGCCGGcgcccacctcccctgccccggCCAACCTTCCAGCAGGCGCCCGATGATAGAGTCCAGGTTGAGCTTCTCGCTGTCGGACATGGCGGCGCCGCCGCTCTGGCCCCAGCAGCTCCCGGCCCGCTCCTGCCTCCCGCCCTCCCGCTGCCTCCTTCCGGCCTCGCGCTCCTTCCGCCCGCCCCGGCTCGCCGCCCCGCCTCCTaggccgcccgccccgccccgccccgccccgccccgccccgccccgcccgctgCCCCAGCGCTCTAGCGCCTCCGCCGGACGCCGGGCGCAGGGGTCGCGGCGGCCCGGGAGGCGGGGCCTCGGTCGGGGGCGGGACTTGGACTGACTCGTGTGTCTGGGGCGGAGCCTGACCGGTGGGCGGGGCTTCATGGGGTGAGGTCAAGCCTAGCTCCGCCTTTGAGGAGTTACCCTCCGCTGTAAGGAAGCGGTGCGGTCGGAAGTACTGtggaagttgtttttctctttcaagggCTGAGCAGTCCTTCCGACTTCTGTGCTGGTCGGGAAAGTGGTGTGACCTCATTGGTTACTCATTGGGTCTCCCCAAACAGTTCAGATTAAGCCCTtgaagtgcaggaaaggaaactgaggctcagagatagtAAGAGCCTCAAATTCACAGAGGACCTCTACCTGCTGAGTCTGGGGCCCTCGGGCGACTGGCTAGGTAGATCCAGACACCTGTTGCTGAACTCCGAGCTCATTTTGGTCCACACTGCCTGTGGTGCAtgctaaattattattttttgtaatgtctCATCCTTGCCTTTTGAGTAGCATAGTAATGCTACATGGTGTGCATGTTGAAAGTATTACTTTGTGAAGAGCAAACACTAAATACACCATGATACTCCTTGGACCCTGAATCGAGTGTTTTACATGCCAGTGACCTCAAATCTGGAGGCAGCCTGCCCTCTCTACCTCTGGCAGGCCCTGGCCGCATCACACCCAGCACAGGAACCCAAGCCTGCACCCACCCAGCCCACCGGGATGGTGGGAGGAGCCCATGGCCCAGGGCCACTGGGGCAGGCCGGAAGAGCCCGGGACAGGAAGGGGTAACTACCCACCCCCACACGCACTTAGGAGGGGCCCCCCGGCCGGTTGCCGAAGCTGTGGCTGAGGAGGAAGTGAGAGGAGGAGGTGAGGTGCAGCAAGGAGGTAAGCTGGGCTGCAGGGGACAGGGGCCTGGCCTTTCTGCCACTTCTGAGCCCatgctccacccccaccccacaagaGAAGAGGGGACAGAAGGGGCTTGGAGAGATACCCTGAAATCTGCTCCCTCTGACCACGCAGTCAGGTcctggggctggggcctggcTGGATAGGAGCCCAGGCCCCAGGCTGGCTAGGAGCTGCCTCTCTCATTGGCTTTCCCCACATCTTGCAGCCTGTGGCATCAGGGGTCTGCAGCACTATGGCCCAGGCCCTGGGGGAGGACCTGGTGCAGCCTGGTGAGCTGCAGGATGACTCCAGCTCTTTGGGGTCTGACTCAGAGCTGAGTGGGCCCGGCCCATATCGCCAGGCTGACCGCTATGGCTTCATTGGAGGCAGCTCAGCAGAGCCAGGGTAAGTAGggaagggatggggtggggcgATGGGGTGCTGGGAATAAGGGTGGGAGCTGAGGGCTGAATTCTAGAGTGAGGTCCAACCTCGAGGGTCCTGGGAGGGTCTGGGGACTCAGCCAGTATCATCCCTTCTCGGGTTCCAGATGGAAGCCTAAGGTTAGCAGGGCTGCGGGGTGTGGTCCCTGTATGTCTCTTTTACTCCCAGTCTCTGAGGGTTTCCACCCACCTCTGGGGCCAAACATTCTTCCCCTTTTAATCTGGCCCAGGAATCCCAGATCCAGATCACAGAACCCACACTTCTTCCCCCACCAATCCTCTCCATTCCCAATGCACAGACAGGCAGACAAGTCCAGAGACAGATaggaaggtcacacagcagatcaGAGACAGAATCAGACTCAAACTCACAACTCCTGGCTTCTAGTCCAGGACTCTGTCTACCCAGCTTCCCCGATGACTTGTCTGTGTTCCTATCCTGGGGGACAATCAACAAGCCCCTCCCTCaacacacacctacacacccCCTTCAGTCTCTCCTGCTTCCACCCACATCGGAGCCACATCCTTTCCTGTCCCCATGACAACCACTGGCAACTCCTGGGTGACAGGTCACCACCCCGCCCCAGagactcccagagatctccagggCCAGGAGTTAGGCTCACCCAGGTAGCATGAAGGGTGGCGGACGCGGGCTCTGGGTAACAGCTGCCCAGCGCCTGGACGCCTGTGCCATGTGTCCCCAGGCCAGGTCACCCCCCTGCAGACCTTATCCGCCAGCGGGAGATGAAGTGGGTGGAGATGACCTCACACTGGGAGAAAACCATGTCTCGGCGGTACAAGAAGGTGAGGGGGAGAGTGGTCCCACCCAGGCCTCCGTGGCTCAGCCCCCTTTGCCTCGGCCCATGCCCTGGCAAAATTCACCCCTCCCGTGTCCCAGTACCTCCTGCCTTTTCTCCCTGCTACCCAAAGTGGCTCTTGCCTGATGACAGGTTGTGCTTGGGGCCTGCCGACAGGAGCAGGGGAAGCTGGCGTGGCTGGCCTAACGGGGTCCCTTGGCCTCACCCACAGGTAAAGATGCAGTGCCGGAAAGGCATCCCCTCGGCCCTGCGGGCCCGGTGCTGGCCCCTGTTGTGCGGGGCCCATGTGTGTCAGAAGAACAGCCGTGGCACTTATCAGGTGAGGGAACTGGCAGGGGTCCCACGTCCCCTCCCCTGGCCCTTCACCACTCTGGGCCTTCACATCTACCTTTTTGTCCACACACAGGAACTGGCTGAGGCCCCTGGGGACCCACAGTGGATGGAGACCATCGGCAGGGACCTGCACCGCCAGTTCCCTCTGCATGAGATGTTTGTGTCACCCCAGGGTCACGGGTACGAGGCCAGTGATGCCCAGGGACCCCCAGCCCCACAACCCCCAGTTGCTTTGGCCTAGTGCCCCCCCGCCCCGGCTTTATATCTTTGCATCTCAGAGGACCCATCAAGGCCCTCGGGGGGCTGAGGCCTGGGCAAGGGCCGccagagggtggggaagggatgccCGGAGGACCGGCCCCTAATGGGGTCTTCTGGCACAGGCAGCAGGGGCTTCTCCAGGTACTCAAGGCCTACACCCTGTATCGGCCGGAACAGGGCTACTGCCAGGCCCAGGGCCCTGTGGCTGCCGTGCTGCTCATGTATCTGCCCCCAGAGGTGAGTGCTCTCAACCCTGCTACGGGGACCCAAGACCCTGACCCCCTAACCCCAGTGATCCATGACCCCCAACGCTGGTGACCTAGGGACCTAGTAATCCTGTGCCCTGGACCCATGATCCCTCCATCCCCAGGAACTCTGGCCTCAGGGACCTGGGATCCTTGACTCCTACCCAAACCTGTCCTAGTGAGTGACCCAGGGCCTCATGACCACCAACCTCAGCGACCTTCAAACCCAACGACCTTGACTGCAGGAACATGGAACCCTGAGCCCTGACCTTTGCCCCAATGATCTAGGAGTCTGGATGTTATTACCTTGACCTCATGACTTCTGATTCTGAACCCTGTGACCATGATCCCTGACCCCAGTGACCCCAAGAACCCAAGACTTGAACTTTGGGACCCTCCCTAGCCTTGACCAGTGAGCCCCTACCCTGTGACCCTCAAATTCAACCCCCTGAGCCCTGTGACTTCCAACTCCCTACACCCCTTGGTAGGCCTCTATCTGGGCAACGGGAAGCTTTTCGGTAagacctgcccctccccaccagccccagcaCTGAGTCCAGGCTCCTGGCTCCAGAGTCACCCCAGATGGTGTCCAGACCCTCCCCTGCGCCCCTTTCCCCCGCCCTGCGGTCCCCTCCGTGGTGCCCTCTGCGGTGGGCACTCAAGGCCTGTGCCCGCCCCCAGGAGGCCTTCTGGTGCCTGGTACAGATCTGCGAGGTTTACCTCCCTGGCTACTACGGGCCCCATATGGTGAGAGGCTGGGATGGGGCCAGAGGGcacagggggaggggctgggtggggggggtggggaggggcctggggactGGGTGGGGACCTGGGGACCGGGCGTGGAGGTGCTGATGGACGTGGCCACAGGAGGCTGTACGGCTGGACGCCGAGGTGTTCACGGCCCTGCTGCGGCGGCTGCTCCCGCGTGTGCACAAGCACCTGCAGCAGGTGGGCGTCGGGCCCCTGCTCTACCTGCCCGAGTGGTTCCTGTGCCTC from Eubalaena glacialis isolate mEubGla1 chromosome 10, mEubGla1.1.hap2.+ XY, whole genome shotgun sequence harbors:
- the TBC1D10C gene encoding carabin isoform X1; translation: MAQALGEDLVQPGELQDDSSSLGSDSELSGPGPYRQADRYGFIGGSSAEPGPGHPPADLIRQREMKWVEMTSHWEKTMSRRYKKVKMQCRKGIPSALRARCWPLLCGAHVCQKNSRGTYQELAEAPGDPQWMETIGRDLHRQFPLHEMFVSPQGHGRGFSRYSRPTPCIGRNRATARPRALWLPCCSCICPQSPSTESRLLAPESPQMVSRPSPAPLSPALRSPPWCPLRWALKACARPQEAFWCLVQICEVYLPGYYGPHMEAVRLDAEVFTALLRRLLPRVHKHLQQVGVGPLLYLPEWFLCLFARSLPFPTVLRVWDAFLSEGVKVLFRVGLTLVRLALGTTEQRLACPGLLETLGALRAIPPTQLQEEVFMPQVHSVALSEQDLQREIKTQLAQLPASASGPPPRPQARLPGAQAIFEAQQLAGTRGATRPEVPRIVVQPPEEPRPPRRKPQTRGKTFHGLLTRSRAPPIESPARSHRGSTSSLDTRF
- the TBC1D10C gene encoding carabin isoform X2 codes for the protein MAQALGEDLVQPGELQDDSSSLGSDSELSGPGPYRQADRYGFIGGSSAEPGPGHPPADLIRQREMKWVEMTSHWEKTMSRRYKKVKMQCRKGIPSALRARCWPLLCGAHVCQKNSRGTYQELAEAPGDPQWMETIGRDLHRQFPLHEMFVSPQGHGQQGLLQVLKAYTLYRPEQGYCQAQGPVAAVLLMYLPPEACARPQEAFWCLVQICEVYLPGYYGPHMEAVRLDAEVFTALLRRLLPRVHKHLQQVGVGPLLYLPEWFLCLFARSLPFPTVLRVWDAFLSEGVKVLFRVGLTLVRLALGTTEQRLACPGLLETLGALRAIPPTQLQEEVFMPQVHSVALSEQDLQREIKTQLAQLPASASGPPPRPQARLPGAQAIFEAQQLAGTRGATRPEVPRIVVQPPEEPRPPRRKPQTRGKTFHGLLTRSRAPPIESPARSHRGSTSSLDTRF